In a single window of the Mustela nigripes isolate SB6536 chromosome 17, MUSNIG.SB6536, whole genome shotgun sequence genome:
- the APRT gene encoding adenine phosphoribosyltransferase produces the protein MADPELQLVARRIRSFPDFPVPGVLFRDISPLLKDPAAFRASIGLLARHLRQTHGGDIDYVVGLDSRGFLFGPSLAQELGLGCVLVRKRGKLPGPTVSASYTLEYGKAELEIQRDALEPGQKVVVVDDLLATGGTMRAACELLSRLQAEVLECVSLVELTSLKGREKLAPVPFFSLLQFE, from the exons ATGGCGGACCCCGAGCTGCAGCTGGTGGCGCGGCGCATCCGCAGCTTCCCGGACTTCCCCGTCCCGGGGGTGCTGTTCAG GGACATCTCGCCGCTCCTGAAGGACCCCGCCGCCTTCCGCGCGTCCATCGGCCTCCTGGCGCGCCACCTGAGACAGACGCACGGCGGCGACATCGACTACGTCGTGG GCCTGGACTCCCGAGGCTTTCTGTTCGGCCCATCCCTGGCCCAGGAGCTTGGCTTGGGCTGCGTGCTCGTCCGAAAACGAGGGAAGCTGCCCGGCCCCACTGTGTCTGCCTCATACACCCTGGAGTACGGCAAG GCGGAGCTGGAAATCCAGAGAGACGCCTTGGAGCCAGGGCAGAAGGTGGTCGTCGTGGACGATCTGCTGGCCACTGGCG GAACCATGCGGGCAGCCTGTGAGCTGCTGAGCCGGCTGCAGGCCGAGGTGCTGGAGTGCGTGAGCCTGGTGGAGCTGACGTCGCTGAAGggcagggagaagctggctccggtgcccttcttttctctcctgcaGTTCGAGTGA